The Ruegeria sp. HKCCD4315 genome includes the window TTGGTGAACCCAAAAAACACCAACATCCACTTGCCCGCAAAGTCGTTCTGAGTACGGACAACACCAGAGTGATCTGTCAGTTCGAACCTGGCCTCGAACGGGACAGAACCTTCTTCGGTCCGTACGGATCTGTTATCTGACCACAACATCAGATAGGCAAATGCCGCCGTTGCGACACCAGCCAGCACCCATAAGATTTTCTGAAATACAGTCAGTTTCAAAGTTAGCCGTCCGCCTGCGATTCTTGGTTCAGAACGGCGTGTACACCCTCTACCTGCTAGAGGTTCAAAGGTGATTTCGAGCCTGCGGCTGGGTGTCACAGGTCCACCGGCTGGAAGGTGCTATTGTGCGGTGCTGACCTGAACCTACATAAGCTGTAACTTTGCAAGGAGACCCAGATGCTGACGATCGGAACGCTTGGAAAAAAGACCGGAACCAAGGTTCAGACGATCCGCTACTACGAGCAGATCGGACTTATGCCGGAACCGGGGCGCACCGAAGGTGGCCAGCGGCGTTATGGCCATACCGAATTGGATCGCCTGGCTTTTATCCGTCACGCCCGCCAACTGGGGTTTTCGCTTGAGGCGATACGCGAACTGCTTGATTTGTCCGACGATCCGGATCGCCCCTGTCATGAAGCCGACAGTATCGCGCGCCGGCAACTCAAACAGATTGAGCAAAGAATGGCGCGGCTGGAAGCGTTGCGGACCGAGCTGGAGCGCATGGTGCATGAATGCAGTGGCGGCAACACCTCGGATTGTCGTGTACTCGAAGTTCTGCGCGATCATTCCGAATGTCTTACTGATCACGAAGAAATCGGCGCGTAACCCTGGGCAGCGTCGTTGCGAACTGGAATTAGCCCCTTGAAGCTATAGTCACTGTAGCAATTACAAGTCTTTCTGAGTTGATTCGACGAGAGACCAAATGCTGAACCGAGACCCGTTGCTAACCGCCACACCTCTGCTTGATTTTGAAACACCCGCAATTTTGGGACTCATAACGGAACGGCGCTGGCCCGATCTGCCTGTCTTGGATCGAATTGGCGCTATTTATGATTTCGTGCGTAACGAGATTGCCTTTGGTTACAACCGTGCAGACGATATCCCGGCATCAGAGGTACTCGCCAATGGCTATGGGCAATGCAATACCAAGGGCACTCTTCTGATGGCACTGTTTCGCGGCAGCGGTATCCGATGCCGTTTGCATGGCTTTACGATCCACAAAGAGTTGCAGAGGGGTGTGGTTCCCGAGCTTTTCTATCCGATGGCGCCGACGGAGATTGTGCATTCATGGGTTGAAGTCGAAGCAGAGGGTACGTGGCTAAAGCTGGAAGGCTTTATTCTGGATGAGCTTTTCTTACGCGTGTTGCAGCAGACATTTCCCAAAACAGAAAGCCTGTGTGGGTATGGTGTGGGGACGGATTGCCTGAGCGATCCCCAGGTCGAATGGGAAGGCCGTGACACATACATTCAAAGAAACGGCATCGTGCAGGATTTTGGGGACTTTGACTCACCTGACTCCTTTTAT containing:
- a CDS encoding helix-turn-helix domain-containing protein — encoded protein: MLTIGTLGKKTGTKVQTIRYYEQIGLMPEPGRTEGGQRRYGHTELDRLAFIRHARQLGFSLEAIRELLDLSDDPDRPCHEADSIARRQLKQIEQRMARLEALRTELERMVHECSGGNTSDCRVLEVLRDHSECLTDHEEIGA
- a CDS encoding transglutaminase family protein; its protein translation is MLNRDPLLTATPLLDFETPAILGLITERRWPDLPVLDRIGAIYDFVRNEIAFGYNRADDIPASEVLANGYGQCNTKGTLLMALFRGSGIRCRLHGFTIHKELQRGVVPELFYPMAPTEIVHSWVEVEAEGTWLKLEGFILDELFLRVLQQTFPKTESLCGYGVGTDCLSDPQVEWEGRDTYIQRNGIVQDFGDFDSPDSFYVRHRQNFGFFRELMYRVVVRHWMNARVRALRTGRLVANVSATHSHGNSGESV